One Pyrus communis chromosome 4, drPyrComm1.1, whole genome shotgun sequence genomic region harbors:
- the LOC137731559 gene encoding VAN3-binding protein-like, translating into MDPVQAAVFRPPETPREPMEFLSRSWSVSALEVSKALAPPQGQTQLTNLNLSSAVNGGGSGPIPEDLAGELDESATFSGNPFSFACSETSQLVMERIMSQSQEVSPRTSGRLSHSSGPLNGSLTDSPPVSPTEDDVKYGRSTNHNNTQFRAATPSGAPVSGGGKTVGRWLKDRREKKKEEARALNAQLHAAVSVAGVASAIAAIAAATAAATAASSGSGKDEHMAKTDMAVASAATLVAAQCVEAAEAMGAEREHLATVVSSAVNVRSAGDIMTLTAAAATALRGAATLKVRALKEVWNIAAVIPVERGSGVAGNGSNGNSNSSFSGELVPEENFLGICSKELLAKGCELLKRTRKGDLHWKIVCVYIHRTGQVMLKMKSRHVAGTITKKKKNVVLEVIKDMPAWPGRHLLEGGENRRYFGLKTVMRGVVEFECRNQREYDIWTLGVSRLLSIVAERHNRHGI; encoded by the exons ATGGACCCGGTTCAGGCCGCCGTGTTCCGGCCACCGGAAACTCCTCGCGAGCCCATGGAGTTCCTCTCCCGCTCTTGGAGCGTGTCGGCTCTCGAAGTCTCCAAAGCTTTAGCCCCACCCCAGGGCCAGACCCAACTCACAAACCTCAACCTCAGCTCTGCCGTCAATGGCGGCGGCAGCGGTCCCATACCAGAGGACCTGGCCGGAGAGCTAGACGAGAGCGCCACATTTTCGGGCAACCCATTTTCCTTTGCTTGTTCCGAGACCTCTCAGCTCGTCATGGAGCGTATCATGTCACAGTCG CAAGAGGTGTCTCCACGAACTTCCGGCAGGCTCTCCCACAGCAGTGGTCCTCTCAACGGTTCCTTAACTGACAGCCCACCTGTCTCCCCCACCGAAGACGATGTTAAG TACGGCCGCTCTACCAACCACAACAACACCCAATTCAGAGCCGCCACTCCTAGCGGCGCCCCCGTGTCTGGCGGTGGCAAGACGGTGGGCAGGTGGCTTAAGGACAggagggagaagaagaaagaggaggctaGAGCCCTGAATGCTCAGCTTCATGCTGCTGTTTCTGTTGCTGGGGTGGCTTCTGCCATTGCCGCCATTGCTGCCGCTACTGCTGCCGCCACTGCTGCCTCTTCTGGATCGGGAAAAGATGAGCATATGGCGAAGACTGACATGGCTGTGGCCTCTGCTGCCACATTGGTTGCTGCACAGTGTGTGGAGGCGGCTGAGGCCATGGGAGCTGAGCGGGAGCATCTTGCTACGGTTGTCAGCTCTGCCGTGAATGTCCGGTCCGCTGGCGATATCATGACCTTAACTGCTGCAGCAGCAACAG CCTTACGCGGTGCAGCGACACTAAAGGTGAGGGCGTTGAAGGAAGTGTGGAATATAGCAGCAGTTATTCCTGTTGAGAGAGGCTCAGGAGTAGCTGGTAATGGTAGCAACGGGAATTCCAACAGTAGTTTCAGTGGAGAACTTGTTCCTGAAGAGAATTTTCTCGGCATCTGCAGTAAGGAGTTGCTTGCTAAGGGTTGTGAGCTCCTCAAGCGCACCCGCAAAG GTGATCTTCATTGGAAAATCGTCTGTGTTTACATCCATCGAACGGGTCAG GTTATGCTGAAGATGAAGAGCAGGCACGTTGCTGGGAccataacaaaaaagaaaaaga ATGTGGTGCTGGAGGTGATCAAGGACATGCCGGCTTGGCCCGGCCGCCACCTGCTTGAGGGCGGAGAGAACCGACGTTACTTTGGGCTCAAGACTGTTATGCGCGGAGTTGTGGAGTTCGAGTGCCGGAACCAGAGGGAGTACGACATTTGGACACTGGGCGTGTCGAGGCTCCTCAGCATTGTTGCAGAGAGGCACAATAGACATGGGATCTAG